One Pleurocapsa sp. PCC 7327 DNA segment encodes these proteins:
- a CDS encoding efflux RND transporter permease subunit, with the protein MSFHISAWSIKNPIPVIVTFLVLAIVGFFSFLSLGIDNSPNIDVPSVTVTVTQRGAGPEELESEVTKKIEDAIASIGNIDQLTSTVTDGTSTTTVNFVLGTDSDRATNDVRNAIDRIRQDLPQDIDDPIVKRVQFAGGAVMTYAVSSQKRSVAELSDLLDRTINRELVNVPGVAQIDRLGGLDREIRVDLDPSRLQAYGITATQVNDQIRNFNVNLPGGRSEIGGSEQNVRTLGSAKTVEDLQKYPIVLPGGDSVPLSSLGQVRDDRGEARQSAFLNGKPVVAFSVRRSTGSTLVSVEEGVRQKIEELKKTLPQDIKFNLIFTRADAIRASYQDMINDLVFGCLLTVITIGLFLSNARVTLITALSLPLSIIATFGMMKVFGYTLNNMTLLALALAIGNLIDDAVCMIEIIDQHLLMGKKPMQAALDGAKELGLAVLATAATIIAVFIPVAFMGGVAGQFFMPFGVTIAVSTIFSTLVACTLTPMLAAYVLKPKKKSTIQNSKIQYRIQPYRNILAWALRHRITTMLIAIAFFIGSVQLIPFIPKGLFNSGDTGLSTVSVELPPGSTLQETEQVSQEIYRLLKDKPAVENVLATIGNEDRINNATIYVKLTPKEQRDISQKQFQEEMREAFSQIPGARVSFRAQGGAGSNKDLTIVLKSENIPVLTKTANEVERQMREVPGLVEVTSTISLVKPEIVIIPNAERAADLGVSVQAIARTASLAFIGDNDSNLAKFNLPDRQIPIRVQIEPKRRNDIETLKNLRIPGNDGTLVPLSAVADIRLGSGPAEIKRFNRNRQVELSANLQGLSLGQAVAKVRALPAMNSLPPEVTEEPAGDAKIMREIFGRFLGALGLSILSIYAILVLLYNNFLYPFGILASLPLSVGGTFLALLITQKEFGLYALIGIVLLVGLVIKNAILLIDFALIEIKAGKSLFKSVFDASISRFRPIMMTSISTIAGMLPIALGLGADGEVRSPMAVAAIGGFATSTLLTLVVVPVIFTYIYNFYRWLRRLTGEKKLAPVKVQNLSGYSSRS; encoded by the coding sequence ATGTCATTTCATATCTCTGCTTGGTCGATTAAAAATCCGATTCCTGTTATCGTAACTTTCCTAGTTCTAGCAATAGTTGGATTTTTTTCGTTTTTAAGCCTGGGTATCGATAATAGTCCCAATATTGACGTTCCATCGGTGACAGTTACCGTAACGCAACGCGGCGCAGGACCGGAAGAACTCGAATCCGAGGTCACCAAAAAAATTGAGGACGCGATCGCCAGCATCGGCAATATCGACCAGCTTACCTCAACGGTTACCGACGGCACTTCTACCACAACCGTTAATTTCGTCTTGGGAACGGATAGCGATCGCGCTACCAATGACGTTCGCAACGCGATCGATCGAATTCGCCAAGACTTACCCCAAGACATCGACGACCCCATCGTCAAGCGAGTACAATTTGCTGGCGGTGCGGTCATGACTTACGCCGTCAGTTCCCAGAAGCGATCCGTCGCCGAACTCAGCGATCTCCTCGATCGCACAATTAATCGAGAACTGGTCAATGTTCCGGGCGTTGCCCAAATCGATCGCCTCGGCGGACTCGACCGAGAAATTCGCGTCGATCTCGATCCGAGTCGCCTGCAAGCCTATGGCATTACAGCGACTCAAGTTAACGACCAAATTCGCAACTTTAATGTTAACTTGCCTGGGGGTCGCTCCGAAATCGGCGGCAGCGAACAAAACGTCCGCACTTTAGGCAGTGCCAAAACCGTCGAAGATTTACAAAAATATCCCATCGTATTGCCGGGAGGGGATTCAGTCCCGCTATCGAGTTTGGGTCAAGTCAGAGATGACCGTGGCGAAGCGCGACAATCGGCATTTCTAAATGGAAAACCCGTGGTCGCTTTTTCCGTGCGGCGGAGTACGGGTAGTACCCTGGTCAGCGTTGAAGAAGGCGTGCGCCAAAAGATAGAAGAACTGAAAAAAACGCTGCCTCAAGATATCAAATTTAATTTAATTTTTACTCGTGCCGATGCGATTCGGGCTTCTTACCAAGACATGATTAACGATCTGGTCTTTGGCTGCCTGCTGACAGTAATTACCATCGGGTTATTTTTGTCGAATGCGCGAGTAACCTTAATTACGGCGCTGTCTCTGCCGCTTTCCATCATTGCTACCTTCGGCATGATGAAAGTTTTTGGCTACACCCTCAATAATATGACGCTTCTGGCACTAGCGCTGGCGATTGGGAACTTAATCGACGATGCAGTGTGCATGATCGAAATTATCGACCAGCATTTGTTGATGGGTAAAAAACCCATGCAAGCGGCATTAGATGGTGCAAAAGAATTGGGCTTAGCAGTCTTGGCGACGGCTGCCACAATTATCGCCGTTTTCATTCCGGTTGCCTTTATGGGAGGGGTAGCAGGGCAATTTTTTATGCCTTTTGGCGTAACTATTGCCGTCTCGACTATTTTTTCTACCCTCGTCGCTTGCACGCTCACCCCAATGCTAGCGGCTTATGTTTTGAAACCGAAAAAGAAATCCACGATTCAAAATTCAAAAATCCAATATCGCATACAACCTTACCGCAACATTTTGGCTTGGGCGCTGAGACATCGGATTACGACAATGTTAATCGCGATCGCGTTTTTCATCGGCAGCGTACAACTGATTCCTTTCATTCCCAAAGGCTTATTTAATAGCGGCGATACGGGGTTGAGTACCGTATCTGTCGAATTGCCCCCCGGCTCTACGCTTCAAGAAACCGAACAAGTCAGCCAAGAAATCTATCGCTTGCTTAAAGATAAGCCTGCCGTTGAAAATGTTCTAGCTACCATTGGCAATGAGGACAGAATTAACAATGCAACTATTTACGTTAAACTTACGCCCAAAGAGCAACGGGACATCTCCCAGAAACAATTTCAGGAAGAAATGCGCGAAGCATTTTCGCAAATTCCAGGTGCTCGCGTTAGTTTTCGCGCCCAAGGCGGGGCGGGCAGTAACAAGGATTTAACGATCGTCCTCAAGAGCGAAAATATTCCCGTTCTGACGAAAACTGCCAATGAAGTAGAAAGACAAATGCGCGAAGTTCCGGGTTTGGTAGAGGTTACTTCCACTATTAGTTTGGTCAAACCGGAGATTGTCATCATACCAAATGCCGAACGGGCAGCCGATTTAGGCGTTTCCGTACAGGCGATCGCCCGAACTGCCTCGCTTGCCTTCATCGGCGATAACGATTCTAACTTGGCAAAATTTAATCTTCCCGACCGACAAATTCCCATTCGAGTTCAGATAGAACCCAAACGGCGCAACGATATTGAAACTCTGAAAAATCTTCGCATTCCTGGCAATGACGGCACTTTAGTTCCCCTCAGCGCGGTAGCCGATATTCGCCTAGGCAGCGGTCCGGCAGAAATTAAGCGCTTCAACCGGAATCGACAGGTGGAATTGAGCGCCAATTTGCAAGGTCTGTCCCTCGGACAAGCCGTCGCTAAAGTAAGAGCCTTACCCGCTATGAATTCTCTACCTCCCGAAGTCACAGAAGAACCCGCAGGCGATGCCAAAATTATGCGCGAGATCTTCGGTCGGTTTTTAGGCGCTTTGGGACTCTCAATCCTTTCAATTTATGCCATCCTCGTGCTCCTGTATAACAATTTTCTTTATCCGTTTGGCATTTTGGCATCTCTCCCGCTATCGGTGGGAGGTACTTTCTTAGCCCTATTGATTACCCAGAAAGAGTTTGGGCTATATGCCCTCATCGGGATCGTCCTCCTGGTAGGATTGGTTATCAAAAATGCTATTTTGTTAATAGATTTTGCCTTAATAGAAATTAAAGCGGGCAAATCGCTTTTTAAGAGCGTATTTGATGCTAGTATCTCCCGCTTTCGACCTATTATGATGACTTCCATCTCTACGATCGCTGGAATGTTGCCCATTGCCCTGGGGTTGGGAGCAGACGGAGAAGTTCGCAGTCCCATGGCAGTCGCCGCGATTGGGGGGTTTGCCACTTCTACCTTGCTAACATTAGTGGTCGTTCCCGTTATATTCACTTATATCTATAATTTCTATCGCTGGTTGCGTCGGTTAACCGGAGAGAAAAAATTAGCTCCAGTAAAGGTGCAAAATTTGAGTGGATATAGCAGTAGAAGTTAA
- a CDS encoding efflux RND transporter periplasmic adaptor subunit yields MFQENFDENTPELDKKPIADTNGSEPYLASQLYDELQLEKLFLEKNGKTSSLPCEKKSKSVVSSIALEEDQENEAIEYRQEKPSRPWLSGGRAVLLGVGIGIGITLIGTRFLPFSGHKSVKSPAVEPMANVRVPAQSVTVAEVKTSRVNRTLKATGTVAAFEMTPVTSQATGLQIQQILVDEGDFVKAGQLLVKLDDSVLQAELTQAQAAVAEAEANLEKLRTGNRSEEIERAREQVRMAQAEAMQAESDLELARKRVERNRNLEAEGAIARDRLDEIVNEERSKQSALNTAQAKLREAQQKLKELETGARREEIAQAAAKLAQAKGQVKVVMAQLKDTRVIAPVSGKIAERKARVGDLTSTSEKLFTIIENGRLELRVKVPETQLPLIRMGQSVEITSDVDSNLKLVGRVREIIPIVNEESRQATVEVDLPAQSGLKPGMFLRASITTSTATSLTTPMGAILPQADGSSIAYVLQENQTVKAQPVKTGELLSGDRIEIVEGLQAGDRVVVKGAAYLKDGDRISVISP; encoded by the coding sequence GTGTTTCAAGAAAACTTTGATGAAAACACTCCTGAGTTAGACAAAAAGCCTATAGCTGACACAAATGGATCGGAGCCATACCTAGCCTCGCAGCTTTACGATGAGTTACAGCTAGAGAAATTATTCCTCGAAAAAAACGGGAAAACCTCCTCTCTACCTTGTGAAAAAAAAAGTAAATCAGTTGTTTCTTCGATCGCTTTGGAAGAAGACCAAGAGAACGAAGCGATCGAGTATCGGCAAGAAAAACCTTCTCGTCCTTGGTTATCGGGCGGACGCGCCGTGTTGCTAGGTGTTGGCATTGGCATTGGAATAACGCTGATAGGAACTCGCTTTTTACCTTTTTCAGGGCACAAATCAGTTAAAAGTCCTGCTGTCGAACCTATGGCTAACGTTCGAGTTCCTGCTCAAAGCGTAACCGTAGCAGAAGTCAAAACCTCTCGCGTCAATCGCACCTTGAAAGCGACGGGTACGGTAGCGGCATTTGAAATGACTCCCGTCACCTCTCAAGCAACGGGACTGCAAATTCAGCAGATTTTAGTAGATGAAGGCGATTTTGTCAAAGCCGGACAATTGCTGGTTAAACTCGATGATTCGGTTCTCCAGGCAGAATTGACACAGGCACAAGCAGCCGTTGCCGAAGCAGAAGCCAATTTAGAGAAACTACGGACGGGAAATCGTTCGGAAGAAATCGAACGGGCGAGAGAACAGGTGAGAATGGCACAAGCAGAAGCAATGCAAGCTGAATCCGATTTAGAATTAGCCAGAAAGCGAGTAGAACGCAATCGGAATCTAGAAGCAGAAGGCGCGATCGCGCGCGATCGCCTCGACGAGATCGTCAACGAAGAACGCAGCAAGCAATCTGCCCTCAATACAGCACAAGCAAAACTGCGAGAAGCACAGCAAAAACTCAAAGAACTAGAAACGGGTGCCCGTCGAGAGGAAATTGCCCAAGCAGCCGCCAAACTTGCCCAAGCCAAAGGACAAGTTAAAGTAGTTATGGCACAGTTGAAAGATACGCGAGTCATCGCGCCTGTAAGCGGCAAAATTGCCGAAAGAAAGGCTCGCGTCGGCGATCTTACCTCAACCTCTGAAAAACTATTTACCATCATTGAAAACGGGCGCTTAGAACTGAGAGTTAAGGTTCCTGAAACGCAACTGCCTCTCATCCGTATGGGACAATCGGTAGAAATTACTTCTGATGTGGATAGTAACTTGAAACTGGTAGGACGAGTGAGAGAAATTATCCCCATCGTTAATGAAGAATCCCGTCAAGCAACAGTGGAAGTCGATTTACCCGCCCAGAGTGGTTTAAAACCGGGTATGTTTTTGCGTGCCTCGATTACGACCTCTACCGCCACTAGCTTAACTACACCGATGGGAGCCATTTTACCGCAAGCAGATGGTAGTTCCATCGCCTATGTCCTTCAAGAAAACCAAACCGTTAAGGCACAGCCAGTTAAAACAGGAGAGCTTCTTTCGGGCGATCGCATTGAAATTGTCGAGGGATTGCAAGCCGGCGATCGCGTCGTCGTTAAAGGAGCAGCCTATCTCAAAGACGGCGATCGCATCTCAGTTATCAGTCCCTAG
- a CDS encoding DUF2141 domain-containing protein, with amino-acid sequence MLLKFPDNVPLFAVLGSLALPSSVQAELSSQLTVEVDGLRNQKGQICLSLFASGKGFPSNGTEAVQNQCMAITAMPQLVTFENLQPGSYAVAVLHDANNDGEANRNALGIPVEGFGFSRNPVIRTGPPKFNDAVVLVLGSSTKIQIQLNYF; translated from the coding sequence ATGTTGCTAAAATTTCCAGACAATGTTCCATTATTTGCAGTACTGGGAAGTTTAGCGCTTCCGTCCTCTGTCCAAGCCGAACTCAGCAGCCAATTAACCGTTGAGGTTGATGGACTGAGAAACCAAAAAGGGCAAATTTGTTTGAGTCTATTTGCCAGTGGCAAAGGCTTCCCAAGTAATGGAACCGAGGCGGTACAAAATCAGTGTATGGCAATTACAGCCATGCCACAACTCGTAACCTTCGAGAATTTGCAACCCGGCAGTTATGCTGTCGCAGTTCTCCACGATGCCAATAACGATGGTGAAGCGAATCGCAACGCTTTAGGAATTCCGGTGGAAGGATTTGGGTTTTCTAGAAATCCAGTCATACGCACGGGGCCGCCCAAGTTTAACGATGCTGTCGTCCTGGTCTTGGGTTCTAGTACAAAGATTCAGATTCAGTTGAATTACTTCTAG
- the petD gene encoding cytochrome b6-f complex subunit IV, with protein MATLKKPDLSDPELRAKLAKGMGHNYYGEPAWPNDLLYVFPVVILGTIGLVVALAVLDPAMIGEPSNPFATPLEILPEWYLYPVFQILRILPNKLLGIACQALIPLGLILIPFIENVNKFQNPFRRPVATAMFLFGTVVTLWLGAGATFPIDKSLTLGLF; from the coding sequence ATGGCTACTTTAAAAAAGCCGGATCTGAGCGATCCAGAACTACGGGCTAAACTAGCCAAAGGCATGGGTCATAACTACTATGGCGAACCTGCTTGGCCCAACGACCTACTTTATGTATTCCCCGTTGTGATTCTGGGAACGATTGGCTTAGTTGTTGCTTTAGCCGTTCTCGATCCTGCGATGATTGGCGAACCTTCCAATCCTTTCGCCACTCCCTTGGAAATTCTACCAGAATGGTATCTCTACCCCGTATTCCAAATTTTGCGCATTCTGCCTAATAAACTGTTGGGTATCGCTTGCCAAGCTTTGATTCCTCTGGGGTTGATTCTCATTCCCTTCATCGAAAACGTCAACAAATTTCAAAACCCCTTCCGCCGTCCAGTTGCTACCGCAATGTTCCTGTTTGGAACTGTGGTAACACTTTGGTTGGGTGCTGGCGCTACTTTCCCAATTGACAAATCCTTGACTCTCGGTTTGTTCTAA
- the petB gene encoding cytochrome b6: protein MFSKQVTDSKVYQWFEERLEVQAIADDITSKYVPPHVNIFYCLGGITLVCFLIQFATGFAMTFYYKPTVTEAFSSVEYIMNEVNFGWLIRSVHRWSASMMVLMMILHVFRVYLTGGFKKPRELTWITGVIMAVITVSFGVTGYSLPWDQVGYWAVKIVSGVPAAIPVVGDQLVELIRGGSSVGQATLTRFYSLHTFVFPWLMAVFMLGHFLMIRKQGISGPL from the coding sequence ATGTTTTCTAAGCAAGTAACCGATTCTAAAGTCTATCAATGGTTTGAGGAACGCTTGGAAGTTCAAGCGATCGCTGACGACATTACCAGCAAATACGTTCCTCCCCACGTCAACATCTTCTACTGCTTGGGTGGAATTACCCTGGTTTGCTTCCTAATCCAGTTCGCCACTGGATTTGCCATGACTTTCTACTACAAGCCAACCGTTACCGAAGCTTTTTCCTCTGTTGAGTACATCATGAACGAGGTAAACTTCGGCTGGCTAATCCGCTCCGTCCATCGCTGGTCTGCCAGTATGATGGTGCTGATGATGATCCTCCACGTCTTCCGCGTTTACCTAACTGGCGGTTTCAAAAAGCCTCGCGAGTTAACCTGGATCACGGGAGTCATCATGGCAGTAATCACCGTTTCTTTCGGCGTAACGGGCTACTCTCTACCTTGGGATCAGGTGGGCTACTGGGCTGTCAAGATCGTGTCTGGCGTACCCGCAGCTATTCCTGTCGTGGGAGACCAACTGGTTGAGTTGATTCGTGGCGGTAGCAGCGTCGGACAAGCAACCCTAACTCGCTTCTACAGTTTGCATACCTTTGTGTTCCCTTGGTTAATGGCGGTCTTTATGTTAGGTCACTTCCTGATGATCCGCAAGCAGGGAATCTCTGGTCCCTTATAA
- a CDS encoding YlqD family protein, with product MDDTQTSLLLKRPVVVKAIVTSRWKAEVLERLKAQIGQLDAQIQQLDLQGQRAIAELQKQSISLPGSQTSQQVESIQSQVNQKKSELLEKKNQFLQQIQQVQQFELEQEVFEAQMESFFRIEKGENLIKKLNVEIVLRDGVVEDIRGEI from the coding sequence ATGGACGATACGCAAACTAGCTTGCTCTTAAAACGACCGGTCGTTGTTAAAGCTATAGTTACCTCTCGTTGGAAAGCCGAGGTGTTAGAGCGATTGAAAGCACAAATTGGTCAGCTTGACGCTCAGATACAACAATTAGATTTGCAGGGTCAAAGGGCGATCGCGGAACTACAAAAGCAAAGCATCAGCTTGCCTGGTTCTCAAACCTCCCAGCAAGTTGAAAGCATTCAAAGTCAAGTTAACCAAAAGAAAAGCGAACTACTTGAGAAAAAAAATCAGTTTCTTCAGCAGATACAACAGGTGCAGCAATTTGAATTAGAGCAGGAAGTTTTTGAAGCACAAATGGAAAGCTTTTTTCGCATTGAAAAAGGCGAAAATTTAATCAAAAAATTAAATGTTGAAATCGTATTGCGAGACGGCGTTGTAGAAGACATTCGCGGCGAGATTTAA
- a CDS encoding long-chain fatty acid--CoA ligase gives MKTSIDYSSVNSLSEIWAIAAQKFGNIVALHDPHAKPEVILTYAQLLEKIKQLAAGLQACGVQPDSKVALFADNSPRWFIADQGIIMAGAANAVRSATADRDELLYILDDSDSTSLVIENLNALNKLRPQLDDLPIELLVLLSDESPNANEPLKILNFKQLLELGESHNLNPIRQDRQTLATLIYTSGTTGKPKGVMLSHGNLLHQVTNLIAVLQPEPGDRVLSILPSWHCYERSGEYFILSHGCTQIYTNIRSFKNDLKRFKPHYMIGVPRLWESLYEAVQKQLREQPESKQRLANFFLGISTRYIMAKRTEQGLNLENLNPSGGERFMAKITANLLAPLHALGDRLVYQKIRQATGGNVKTLISGGGALAMHLDNFYEIIGVPLVVGYGLTETSPVTNARTLKHNLRGSAGKPIPETEIRIVDPDTRQTLPPTQKGIVLIRGPQVMQGYYKKPEATAKVIDAEGWFDSGDLGWVTPANDLVLTGRAKDTIVLSNGENIEPQPIEDACIRSPYIDQIMLVGQDQKALGALIVPNLETLKHWAQSQQLNLTFPEPGASRDEIERSDLYNKAVRDLFRQELNREVKNRSGYRPDDQIKVFELILEPFSIENSMMTQTLKIKRPVVSERYRDIIDRMFKK, from the coding sequence ATGAAGACTTCTATTGATTATTCTTCCGTTAATTCTTTGTCTGAAATCTGGGCGATCGCAGCTCAGAAATTTGGCAATATCGTTGCTCTACACGATCCTCACGCTAAACCGGAAGTCATTCTGACCTATGCTCAATTATTAGAGAAAATAAAGCAACTTGCGGCTGGTTTGCAAGCATGCGGCGTACAGCCTGATTCTAAAGTCGCATTGTTTGCTGATAATAGTCCTCGGTGGTTTATCGCCGATCAAGGGATTATTATGGCTGGCGCGGCGAATGCAGTACGCTCGGCTACAGCAGATCGAGATGAACTTCTCTACATTCTGGACGATAGCGATAGTACCAGTTTAGTTATAGAAAATTTAAACGCTTTAAACAAACTGCGTCCTCAATTAGACGATCTGCCTATTGAACTCTTGGTTTTACTTTCCGATGAAAGTCCCAATGCAAACGAACCGCTAAAAATTCTTAACTTTAAGCAGCTATTAGAACTCGGCGAAAGCCATAACTTAAACCCTATTCGGCAAGATCGGCAAACCTTAGCGACTCTTATTTATACCTCTGGAACCACTGGGAAACCCAAAGGCGTGATGCTATCTCACGGGAACTTACTACATCAAGTGACAAATCTCATCGCTGTCCTTCAACCCGAACCTGGCGATCGCGTTCTTAGCATCCTCCCGTCTTGGCACTGTTACGAGCGCAGTGGCGAATACTTTATTCTCTCCCACGGCTGCACTCAGATTTACACGAATATCCGCTCGTTTAAAAACGATCTGAAGCGGTTTAAACCCCATTATATGATTGGCGTTCCTCGTCTGTGGGAATCTCTCTATGAAGCCGTCCAAAAACAATTGCGCGAACAACCGGAGAGCAAACAACGGCTAGCGAACTTTTTCTTGGGGATTTCGACACGCTACATCATGGCTAAGCGTACCGAACAAGGTTTAAATTTAGAAAACCTTAATCCCTCTGGCGGCGAGCGTTTTATGGCTAAAATTACCGCTAATCTACTCGCTCCCCTACATGCTTTAGGCGATCGCCTAGTCTACCAAAAAATCCGTCAAGCAACGGGGGGAAACGTCAAAACCCTTATTAGCGGTGGCGGCGCTCTCGCCATGCATTTAGATAACTTCTATGAAATTATCGGCGTTCCTTTAGTGGTAGGATACGGACTGACAGAAACCTCCCCCGTGACCAATGCGCGTACCCTGAAACACAATCTTCGAGGTTCGGCAGGAAAACCGATTCCAGAAACGGAAATTCGCATTGTCGATCCCGATACGCGCCAGACGCTACCCCCCACTCAAAAAGGAATCGTCCTCATTCGCGGACCGCAGGTGATGCAAGGGTATTACAAAAAGCCCGAAGCTACGGCAAAAGTCATCGATGCAGAAGGTTGGTTTGACAGCGGCGATTTAGGTTGGGTAACGCCCGCCAACGATCTCGTTTTGACGGGACGGGCAAAAGATACCATCGTCCTCTCCAATGGAGAGAATATCGAACCACAACCCATCGAAGATGCTTGCATCCGCAGTCCGTACATCGATCAGATTATGTTAGTCGGTCAAGACCAAAAAGCACTTGGTGCCTTAATCGTCCCCAATTTAGAAACCCTCAAGCATTGGGCGCAGTCGCAACAACTCAATCTAACATTTCCAGAACCCGGCGCATCGCGAGATGAGATCGAACGCAGCGACCTTTACAATAAAGCTGTTAGGGATTTATTCCGTCAAGAATTGAACCGAGAAGTCAAAAACCGTTCCGGCTATCGCCCAGACGACCAGATTAAGGTTTTTGAGCTGATTCTAGAACCGTTCTCTATCGAAAACAGCATGATGACTCAAACCCTAAAAATTAAACGTCCGGTTGTTAGCGAACGGTATCGCGATATTATTGACAGGATGTTTAAAAAATAA